A region from the Vicia villosa cultivar HV-30 ecotype Madison, WI linkage group LG3, Vvil1.0, whole genome shotgun sequence genome encodes:
- the LOC131661486 gene encoding serine/threonine-protein kinase AFC2-like isoform X1, which produces MDYATEFSMDRRPRKRAKLAWELPQTHSKAHSGMYYGQEFANVTTSYGTLRVLPDQGGLSIKGLAEKGSPQWREDDKDGHYMFALGENLTSRYKILRKIGEGTFGQVLECWDREMREVVAIKVVRSIKKYREAAMLEVDVLQLLGKYDRNGNRCVQIRNWFDYRNHICIVFEMLGPSLYDFLRKNNYRPFPVDLVRELGRQLLESVAFVHDMRLIHTDLKPENILFISAEYVKVPDYKVMFRSPKEGASYKRLPKSSAIKVIDFGSTAYEHQDHNYIVSTRHYRAPEVILGLGWGFPCDIWSIGCILVELCSGEALFQTHENLEHLAMMERVLGPMPQDMLKRADRPAEKYVRRGRLNWPEGAVSRESIKAVLKLPRLPNLVMQHVDHSAGDLLDLLQGLLRFDPMSRMKAHEALRHPFFTGGHYQRY; this is translated from the exons ATGGATTACGCTACAGAATTTTCCATGGATCGTCGTCCTCGAAAAAGAGCTAAATTGGCTTGGGAACTTCCTCAAACCCACTCAAAG GCTCATTCGGGGATGTATTATGGACAAGAGTTTGCTAATGTGACAACAAGCTATGGGACGTTGAGGGTACTTCCTGACCAAGGTGGTCTGTCGATAAAAGGATTGGCGGAAAAAGGTTCTCCTCAATGGCGAGAGGATGATAAAGATGGACATTACATGTTTGCGCTTGGGGAAAATTTAACTTCTCGGT ATAAGATCCTCAGGAAAATCGGTGAAG GGACTTTTGGTCAGGTTTTGGAATGCTGGGACAGAGAAATGAGGGAGGTAGTTGCTATAAAAGTTGTGAGGAGTATAAAGAAATATCGTGAAGCAGCAATGTTAGAAGTTGATGTGCTCCAGTTGCTTGGGAAGTATGACAGGAATGGCAATCG CTGTGTTCAAATACGCAACTGGTTTGACTACCGGAACCATATTTGTATT GTATTTGAGATGCTTGGACCAAGCTTATATGATTTTCTCCGGAAGAACAATTATCGCCCGTTTCCGGTTGATCTTGTCCGCGAGCTAGGAAGACAATTGTTGGAAAGTGTAGCTT TTGTACATGATATGCGCCTCATCCACACTGACTTGAAGCCTGAGAATATACTTTTTATTTCCGCAGAATATGTAAAAGTGCCTGACTACAAG GTCATGTTCCGGTCGCCAAAAGAGGGAGCCTCTTATAAAAGACTGCCAAAATCAAGTGCTATTAAGGTTATTGATTTTGGTAGTACTGCTTATGAGCACCAAGATCACAACTATATCGTCTCTACTAGGCATTATAGGGCCCCTGAGGTTATTCTTG GACTTGGTTGGGGTTTTCCTTGTGACATATGGAGTATTGGTTGCATTTTGGTTGAGTTGTGCTCG GGAGAAGCTTTGTTTCAGACGCATGAGAATTTAGAGCATCTAGCTATGATGGAGAGGGTTTTAGGCCCAATGCCTCAGGACATGTTGAAAAGAGCAGA CCGCCCCGCAGAGAAGTATGTCAGAAGAGGTAGACTTAACTGGCCCGAAGgagcagtctcccgagaaagcatCAAAGCTGTCTTGAAACTACCCCGTCTTCCT AATCTGGTGATGCAGCATGTGGATCACTCGGCTGGGGATCTTCTTGATCTTTTGCAGGGTCTACTTCGGTTTGACCCCATGAGCAGGATGAAGGCTCATGAAGCACTCAGGCATCCCTTTTTTACTGGGGGGCATTACCAGAGGTATTAA
- the LOC131661486 gene encoding serine/threonine-protein kinase AFC1-like isoform X2, whose amino-acid sequence MREVVAIKVVRSIKKYREAAMLEVDVLQLLGKYDRNGNRCVQIRNWFDYRNHICIVFEMLGPSLYDFLRKNNYRPFPVDLVRELGRQLLESVAFVHDMRLIHTDLKPENILFISAEYVKVPDYKVMFRSPKEGASYKRLPKSSAIKVIDFGSTAYEHQDHNYIVSTRHYRAPEVILGLGWGFPCDIWSIGCILVELCSGEALFQTHENLEHLAMMERVLGPMPQDMLKRADRPAEKYVRRGRLNWPEGAVSRESIKAVLKLPRLPNLVMQHVDHSAGDLLDLLQGLLRFDPMSRMKAHEALRHPFFTGGHYQRY is encoded by the exons ATGAGGGAGGTAGTTGCTATAAAAGTTGTGAGGAGTATAAAGAAATATCGTGAAGCAGCAATGTTAGAAGTTGATGTGCTCCAGTTGCTTGGGAAGTATGACAGGAATGGCAATCG CTGTGTTCAAATACGCAACTGGTTTGACTACCGGAACCATATTTGTATT GTATTTGAGATGCTTGGACCAAGCTTATATGATTTTCTCCGGAAGAACAATTATCGCCCGTTTCCGGTTGATCTTGTCCGCGAGCTAGGAAGACAATTGTTGGAAAGTGTAGCTT TTGTACATGATATGCGCCTCATCCACACTGACTTGAAGCCTGAGAATATACTTTTTATTTCCGCAGAATATGTAAAAGTGCCTGACTACAAG GTCATGTTCCGGTCGCCAAAAGAGGGAGCCTCTTATAAAAGACTGCCAAAATCAAGTGCTATTAAGGTTATTGATTTTGGTAGTACTGCTTATGAGCACCAAGATCACAACTATATCGTCTCTACTAGGCATTATAGGGCCCCTGAGGTTATTCTTG GACTTGGTTGGGGTTTTCCTTGTGACATATGGAGTATTGGTTGCATTTTGGTTGAGTTGTGCTCG GGAGAAGCTTTGTTTCAGACGCATGAGAATTTAGAGCATCTAGCTATGATGGAGAGGGTTTTAGGCCCAATGCCTCAGGACATGTTGAAAAGAGCAGA CCGCCCCGCAGAGAAGTATGTCAGAAGAGGTAGACTTAACTGGCCCGAAGgagcagtctcccgagaaagcatCAAAGCTGTCTTGAAACTACCCCGTCTTCCT AATCTGGTGATGCAGCATGTGGATCACTCGGCTGGGGATCTTCTTGATCTTTTGCAGGGTCTACTTCGGTTTGACCCCATGAGCAGGATGAAGGCTCATGAAGCACTCAGGCATCCCTTTTTTACTGGGGGGCATTACCAGAGGTATTAA